In a genomic window of Vulpes vulpes isolate BD-2025 chromosome 6, VulVul3, whole genome shotgun sequence:
- the LOC112930257 gene encoding uncharacterized protein isoform X2, translating into MDSFEPHNSLSRSRGWPATSKGNRGHQAALPIGVPWHICTPVTSWVAKEEVSSAPVCPVSDLFLPPLVLPSRFLTLLSPQPGASQAPPSPFPATTACLFPFAAKLLERPVYTCCLPSSSPISSSTHCFLTCSAPLNASNPGPLLLLHLFMSLLISTNHLPPKTALQVSPVLGTLAVTWLGRLKNRMEEAERSPRRSAALHHPAFLADGHLASHAQPCASSLLPALGWKTPSGILRGRRDLDARLSTLRLSNRQTRMEVPL; encoded by the exons ATGGATTCATTTGAACCTCACAACTCCCTGTCCCGATCCCGGGGCTGGCCTGCCACCTCCAAGGGGAATAGAGGCCATCAAGCTGCTCTTCCGATTGGGGTCCCATGGCACATTTGCACCCCTGTCACCTCTTGGGTAGCGAAGGAAGAGGTGTCCTCTGCGCCGGTCTGTCCTGTTTCAGACCTGTTCCTCCCACCACTAGTTCTTCCCTCTCGATTCCTAACTTTGCTCTCTCCTCAGCCAGGAGCCTCCCAGGCCCCGCCGTCCCCTTTCCCAGCCACTACAGCCTGTCTCTTTCCTTTCGCAGCCAAGCTTCTCGAAAGGCCTGTCTACACTTGCTGTCTTCCTTCCTCATCTCCAATTTCCTCTTCAACCCACTGCTTCCTGACTTGTTCTGCTCCGTTGAACGCCTCTAACCCAG GCCCGTTGCTTCTCCTTCACCTCTTCATGTCACTGCTCATCTCCACGAACCACCTTCCACCGAAAACCGCGCTGCAG GTCAGCCCTGTCCTCGGCACGCTGGCCGTGACCTGGCTGGGTCGGCTGAAGAACCGGAtggaagaggcagaaagaagccCCCGGAGGAGCGCCGCCCTGCACCACCCAGCCTTCCTTGCTGATGGTCACCTGGCATCTCATGCCCAGCCCTGTGCCTCTTCACTTCTTCCTGCTTTGGG TTGGAAGACGCCATCTGGAATCCTCCGTGGAAGGAGAGACCTGGACGCCCGACTCAGCACCCTCCGGCTTTCAAATC GGCAGACTAGGATGGAAGTGCCCTTGTGA
- the LOC112930257 gene encoding uncharacterized protein isoform X4: MLLVYSPTALQAALVRGALLQAAKLLERPVYTCCLPSSSPISSSTHCFLTCSAPLNASNPGPLLLLHLFMSLLISTNHLPPKTALQVSPVLGTLAVTWLGRLKNRMEEAERSPRRSAALHHPAFLADGHLASHAQPCASSLLPALGWKTPSGILRGRRDLDARLSTLRLSNRQTRMEVPL; encoded by the exons ATGCTTCTCGTTTATTCTCCCACAGCGCTCCAGGCAGCCCTTGTCCGCGGGGCTCTCCTTCAAGCAG CCAAGCTTCTCGAAAGGCCTGTCTACACTTGCTGTCTTCCTTCCTCATCTCCAATTTCCTCTTCAACCCACTGCTTCCTGACTTGTTCTGCTCCGTTGAACGCCTCTAACCCAG GCCCGTTGCTTCTCCTTCACCTCTTCATGTCACTGCTCATCTCCACGAACCACCTTCCACCGAAAACCGCGCTGCAG GTCAGCCCTGTCCTCGGCACGCTGGCCGTGACCTGGCTGGGTCGGCTGAAGAACCGGAtggaagaggcagaaagaagccCCCGGAGGAGCGCCGCCCTGCACCACCCAGCCTTCCTTGCTGATGGTCACCTGGCATCTCATGCCCAGCCCTGTGCCTCTTCACTTCTTCCTGCTTTGGG TTGGAAGACGCCATCTGGAATCCTCCGTGGAAGGAGAGACCTGGACGCCCGACTCAGCACCCTCCGGCTTTCAAATC GGCAGACTAGGATGGAAGTGCCCTTGTGA